A window of Longispora fulva contains these coding sequences:
- a CDS encoding GNAT family N-acetyltransferase, which produces MGPLPIGLFTVSDLVFRSLPYTDPVVQRLLEEIYLDQTERYGGPDAAAVDPAEFAPPRGDFLTAWQYGEPVGCAGWRSDGDNDAELKRMYTVPAVRGRGVAIALLAAVEDSARAAGRIRLILNTGPKQPEAIALYEKCGYDPIEPYGHYKDYAEAVFLGRVL; this is translated from the coding sequence ATGGGACCACTTCCGATAGGGTTGTTCACTGTGAGCGATCTCGTCTTCCGGTCCCTGCCGTACACCGACCCCGTCGTCCAGCGGCTCCTCGAGGAGATCTACCTCGACCAGACCGAACGGTACGGCGGCCCCGACGCTGCGGCCGTCGACCCGGCGGAGTTCGCCCCGCCGCGCGGTGACTTCCTGACCGCCTGGCAGTACGGCGAACCGGTCGGCTGCGCGGGCTGGCGCAGCGACGGCGACAACGACGCGGAGCTCAAGCGGATGTACACCGTCCCGGCGGTCCGGGGCCGGGGCGTGGCCATCGCGCTGCTCGCCGCCGTGGAGGACAGCGCCCGGGCCGCCGGCCGGATCCGGCTGATCCTGAACACCGGCCCGAAGCAGCCGGAGGCCATCGCGCTGTACGAGAAGTGCGGCTACGACCCGATCGAGCCCTACGGCCACTACAAGGACTACGCCGAGGCCGTCTTCCTGGGCCGCGTTCTCTAG
- a CDS encoding DUF3515 family protein: MTLVLGVAALWFVNTKAAPEPTPTSTVMPSSGVTVPGAALAEADVPRCRALVAGLPDVLGELPRRAVVGNTEQTAAYGSPAITMTCGGPATTFPPTGTLFPINGVCWYGEQAADTNVFRTVDRVTPVRVSIPTSYQGQLIAGFSSSVAAAVPAVAEPPAACKN, encoded by the coding sequence GTGACCCTGGTCCTGGGCGTCGCCGCGCTGTGGTTCGTGAACACGAAGGCCGCGCCCGAGCCGACGCCGACGTCCACGGTCATGCCCAGCTCGGGCGTCACCGTGCCCGGCGCGGCGCTGGCCGAGGCCGACGTGCCGCGCTGCCGGGCGCTGGTCGCGGGCCTGCCGGACGTGCTCGGCGAGCTGCCCCGGCGGGCCGTGGTGGGCAACACGGAGCAGACGGCGGCGTACGGCTCGCCGGCCATCACCATGACCTGCGGCGGGCCTGCGACGACATTCCCGCCGACCGGCACGTTGTTCCCGATCAACGGCGTGTGCTGGTACGGGGAGCAGGCGGCCGACACCAACGTGTTCCGGACCGTGGACCGGGTGACGCCGGTGCGGGTGAGCATCCCGACGTCGTACCAGGGGCAGCTCATCGCCGGGTTCTCCTCCTCGGTGGCCGCCGCCGTGCCCGCCGTCGCGGAACCGCCGGCGGCCTGCAAGAACTAA
- a CDS encoding polysaccharide deacetylase family protein gives MRPLLPRTVLVAIALSLGFAVTSCGPPPGSEAGAAPTPKATAPQPTPEHQQSSPKGPERRPLAPALNGKAIGPGGSLQGTGGTTVALTFDDGPDPVQTPALLDALLQNHVRATFCLVGKQVKANPALVRRIVAEGHTVCNHSWEHRTDLGDLPDREMLSDLSATNDAIHEAEPKARIRYFRAPYGKFNKRMVDNAALLGMNSIFWDVDDLSYKDEDRGTGEVMVAFMSKRIRTLIRPGTIVLSHDFGRPQTPVTYRNMLPWLKTQFSLEPLPVTDLPDGR, from the coding sequence GTGCGCCCCCTCCTCCCCAGGACCGTCCTGGTAGCCATCGCCCTATCGCTCGGGTTCGCGGTCACCAGCTGCGGTCCGCCGCCCGGCTCCGAGGCCGGCGCTGCGCCCACCCCGAAGGCCACCGCGCCCCAGCCGACGCCTGAGCACCAACAGTCCTCGCCCAAGGGCCCGGAGCGCCGCCCGCTGGCCCCGGCGCTCAACGGCAAGGCGATCGGCCCCGGCGGCTCACTGCAGGGCACCGGCGGTACCACTGTGGCGCTGACCTTCGACGACGGCCCCGACCCGGTGCAGACCCCGGCGCTGCTCGACGCGTTGCTGCAGAACCACGTGCGGGCCACGTTCTGCCTGGTGGGCAAGCAGGTCAAGGCGAACCCCGCCCTGGTCCGGCGGATCGTCGCCGAGGGCCACACCGTGTGCAACCACTCCTGGGAACACCGCACGGACCTGGGCGACCTGCCCGATCGTGAGATGCTGAGCGACCTGTCCGCGACGAACGACGCGATCCACGAGGCGGAACCCAAGGCCCGGATCCGGTACTTCCGCGCGCCCTACGGCAAGTTCAACAAGCGCATGGTCGACAACGCCGCCCTGCTCGGCATGAACTCCATCTTCTGGGACGTCGACGACCTGAGCTACAAGGACGAGGACCGGGGCACCGGCGAGGTGATGGTCGCGTTCATGTCCAAGCGGATCCGGACCCTGATCCGGCCGGGGACCATCGTGCTGTCCCACGACTTCGGCCGGCCGCAGACCCCGGTCACGTACCGGAACATGTTGCCGTGGCTGAAGACCCAGTTCTCCCTGGAACCCCTCCCGGTCACCGACCTCCCCGACGGCCGCTAG
- the rpmB gene encoding 50S ribosomal protein L28, producing MSSVCDVCDKRPGFGHNVPWSKKKTNRRWNPNIQTVRTPAGGGNTKKVNVCTSCLKAGKVTRA from the coding sequence ATGTCTAGCGTGTGCGACGTCTGCGACAAGCGGCCGGGCTTCGGCCACAACGTGCCTTGGTCGAAGAAGAAGACCAACCGCCGCTGGAACCCGAACATCCAGACCGTGCGTACCCCGGCTGGTGGCGGCAACACCAAGAAGGTCAACGTGTGCACCTCGTGCCTGAAGGCCGGCAAGGTCACCAGGGCCTAG
- a CDS encoding thiamine-phosphate kinase — protein sequence MTVAKTGEFGLIARITARLGTGPGVLLGPGDDAALVAAPDSRVLASTDVLVEGRHFRRDWASGTEIGRRAAAANLADIAAMGGYPTALLVALCCPPDLDVAWAEELADGLAAEAALAGAAVVGGDISASPVLTIAVTALGDLRGAKPVLRGGARPGDVVAVAGRLGYAGAGLTILSRGFRSPKLLVDAYRHPEVHYAAGPQANQLGATAMLDISDGLLADLGHIATASGVAIDVQRAALDVPAAMVDAAKALGVDPYSWVLAGGDDHALAATFPPYADLTDDWHVIGRVSHGGGVTVDGRRYIGQKGWDHFR from the coding sequence ATGACAGTCGCCAAGACGGGGGAGTTCGGGTTGATTGCCCGAATAACCGCCCGATTGGGTACCGGACCCGGGGTGCTCCTCGGCCCCGGCGACGACGCGGCACTCGTGGCGGCCCCGGACTCCCGGGTGCTCGCGAGCACCGACGTCCTCGTCGAGGGCCGGCACTTCCGCCGCGACTGGGCCTCCGGCACCGAGATCGGCCGCCGGGCCGCCGCCGCGAACCTCGCCGACATCGCGGCCATGGGCGGCTACCCGACCGCGCTGCTCGTCGCCCTGTGCTGCCCACCGGACCTGGACGTCGCCTGGGCCGAGGAACTCGCCGACGGACTGGCCGCCGAGGCCGCCCTCGCCGGGGCGGCCGTCGTCGGCGGCGACATCTCCGCGAGCCCGGTGCTCACCATCGCCGTGACGGCCCTGGGCGACCTGCGCGGCGCGAAACCCGTGCTCCGCGGCGGCGCCCGCCCCGGCGACGTGGTGGCGGTGGCGGGCCGCCTCGGCTACGCCGGCGCCGGCCTGACCATCCTGTCCCGCGGCTTCCGGTCCCCGAAACTCCTGGTGGACGCCTACCGCCACCCCGAGGTGCACTACGCCGCCGGCCCCCAGGCCAACCAGCTCGGCGCGACCGCGATGCTCGACATCTCCGACGGCCTGCTCGCCGACCTCGGCCACATCGCCACGGCCAGCGGGGTCGCCATCGACGTGCAACGCGCCGCCCTGGACGTGCCGGCGGCGATGGTCGACGCGGCCAAGGCGCTGGGCGTGGACCCGTACAGCTGGGTGCTCGCCGGGGGCGACGACCACGCGCTGGCGGCCACCTTCCCGCCGTACGCCGACCTCACCGACGACTGGCACGTGATCGGCCGGGTGAGCCACGGCGGCGGGGTCACGGTCGACGGCCGCCGGTATATCGGGCAGAAGGGATGGGACCACTTCCGATAG
- a CDS encoding Lrp/AsnC ligand binding domain-containing protein, with amino-acid sequence MVQAYILIQTEVGKARDVAAAIVDVPGVAKVDAVTGPYDVVVLTEAQTVDELGKMVVSKVQAVPGITRTLTCSVVHL; translated from the coding sequence GTGGTCCAGGCGTACATCCTGATCCAGACCGAAGTGGGCAAGGCGAGGGACGTGGCCGCCGCGATCGTGGACGTCCCCGGCGTCGCGAAGGTGGACGCCGTCACCGGCCCGTATGACGTGGTGGTCCTCACAGAGGCCCAGACCGTGGACGAGTTGGGCAAGATGGTGGTGAGTAAGGTGCAGGCGGTCCCCGGGATCACCCGGACACTCACCTGTTCGGTGGTGCACCTGTAG